One genomic region from Rhizomicrobium palustre encodes:
- a CDS encoding polyprenyl synthetase family protein translates to MSSLGLAPALDHAARTVEQTLEVVLPKPHGLHSRIHDAMRYATFAGGKRLRPFLVLESARLFDVPVAYAARAAAAIEVLHTYSLVHDDLPCMDDDDLRRGRPTTHKAFDEATAVLAGDGLLTIAFEILADAASHPNAEVRCKLIARLAEAAGANGMIGGQMVDMVAAERDFGAEEIMLLQRLKTGQLFEFSCEAGPILAEAGLAEQERMRQYARDMGLVFQITDDLLDVTSTAEKAGKAVGKDQDHGKATLVSIYGIDGARQKAKEISDRAVAALEPFGDKAVALRELLPFLLTRES, encoded by the coding sequence ATGAGTAGTTTGGGCCTCGCACCCGCCTTGGATCACGCCGCCAGGACCGTCGAACAAACCCTGGAGGTCGTGCTCCCAAAGCCACACGGGCTGCATAGCCGGATTCACGATGCCATGCGCTATGCCACCTTTGCGGGCGGAAAGCGGCTACGCCCCTTCCTGGTGCTGGAAAGCGCCCGCCTGTTCGACGTGCCGGTGGCCTATGCGGCCCGCGCGGCGGCGGCGATCGAGGTGCTGCACACCTATTCCTTGGTGCATGACGATCTTCCCTGCATGGATGACGACGATTTAAGGCGCGGCCGCCCCACCACCCATAAGGCCTTTGACGAGGCCACGGCGGTTCTGGCCGGGGACGGGCTCTTAACCATCGCCTTCGAAATCCTCGCCGATGCGGCGAGCCATCCCAATGCCGAGGTGCGCTGCAAGCTGATCGCACGTCTTGCCGAGGCGGCGGGCGCCAATGGCATGATTGGCGGCCAGATGGTGGACATGGTGGCGGCGGAACGCGATTTCGGGGCCGAGGAGATCATGCTCCTGCAGCGGCTGAAGACCGGCCAGCTCTTCGAATTCTCTTGCGAAGCTGGACCAATTCTGGCGGAAGCGGGCTTGGCGGAACAGGAACGTATGCGCCAGTATGCTCGCGATATGGGCCTCGTCTTCCAGATCACCGACGACCTTCTCGACGTCACCTCTACCGCGGAAAAGGCGGGCAAGGCGGTCGGCAAGGATCAGGATCACGGCAAGGCGACGCTTGTCTCCATCTACGGTATCGACGGTGCACGTCAGAAGGCGAAAGAGATTTCCGACCGCGCTGTGGCAGCCCTGGAACCTTTCGGCGACAAAGCTGTGGCCCTAAGGGAACTGTTGCCATTCTTGCTGACGCGTGAAAGCTGA
- the hpnH gene encoding adenosyl-hopene transferase HpnH has translation MSIPFKQAARIGAYVMKQHLSGKKHYPLVLMLEPLFRCNLACQGCGKIDYPDDILNLRLSYEDCMAAIDECGAPAVSIAGGEPLLHREMPQIVKGFIERNKFIILCTNALLLSKKIDQYEPHENFTWSIHLDGDKGMHDKSVCLEGTYDKAIAALKLAKSKGFRTQINCTLFNDADPERTAKFFDEMMALGCDGITVSPGYAYERAPNQEHFLNREKTKNLFRGIFSRGNGGKKWKFTQSELFLDFLAGNQTYECSPWSMPARTVFGWQKPCYLLGEGYVKTFAELMEGTEWEKYGVGNYEKCANCMVHCGFEGTAVRDSVAKPWKLLPLALRGSKTTGDFAPEIDLSKQRPAEFVFSRHVQMALADIKAGKKSVDVGTAEAGAEDTQAAQ, from the coding sequence TTGAGCATTCCGTTCAAACAAGCCGCCCGCATCGGCGCGTATGTGATGAAGCAGCATTTGAGCGGCAAGAAGCACTATCCGCTGGTGCTGATGCTCGAGCCGTTGTTCCGCTGCAACCTCGCCTGCCAGGGCTGCGGTAAGATCGACTACCCCGATGACATCCTGAACCTGCGCCTCTCTTACGAGGATTGCATGGCAGCGATCGATGAATGCGGCGCCCCCGCCGTTTCGATCGCCGGTGGCGAGCCGCTTCTGCATCGCGAGATGCCCCAGATCGTCAAGGGCTTCATCGAGCGCAACAAGTTCATCATTCTCTGCACCAATGCTCTGCTGCTGTCGAAAAAGATCGACCAGTATGAGCCGCACGAGAACTTCACCTGGTCGATCCATCTGGATGGCGACAAGGGCATGCACGACAAGTCGGTGTGCCTGGAAGGCACCTACGACAAGGCGATTGCGGCGCTGAAGCTGGCGAAGTCCAAGGGCTTCCGTACCCAGATCAACTGCACGCTCTTCAACGACGCCGATCCGGAGCGCACCGCGAAGTTCTTCGACGAGATGATGGCGCTGGGCTGCGACGGCATCACCGTGTCGCCGGGCTATGCTTATGAGCGCGCCCCGAACCAGGAGCACTTCCTCAACCGCGAGAAGACCAAGAACCTCTTCCGCGGCATCTTCTCTCGCGGCAATGGCGGCAAGAAGTGGAAGTTCACCCAGTCCGAACTCTTCCTCGACTTCCTGGCGGGCAACCAGACCTATGAATGCTCGCCCTGGTCCATGCCGGCGCGCACCGTGTTCGGCTGGCAGAAGCCCTGCTACCTCCTGGGCGAAGGCTATGTGAAGACCTTTGCCGAGCTGATGGAAGGCACCGAATGGGAGAAATACGGTGTCGGCAATTACGAGAAGTGCGCCAACTGCATGGTCCATTGCGGCTTCGAAGGCACTGCAGTGCGCGATTCCGTGGCCAAGCCCTGGAAGCTTCTGCCGCTCGCCCTTCGCGGCAGCAAGACCACCGGCGATTTCGCGCCGGAGATCGATCTTTCCAAACAGCGCCCGGCCGAATTCGTCTTCTCGCGCCATGTCCAGATGGCTCTGGCCGATATCAAGGCTGGCAAGAAGTCAGTGGATGTAGGGACAGCCGAGGCTGGGGCCGAGGACACGCAGGCAGCGCAGTAA
- a CDS encoding ABC transporter substrate-binding protein: MTKSLFQAASLAALLMVPAAYAEVPADPAVAPVQSFYDTLIATMKQGKQLGVKGRYEKLKPVIEQSFDLPGMTRLSVGPAWNTMSEADQKALTAALSRYTIASYASNFKSFDGEKFTVDPASTVRGADKVVTSKLTAGKDVIPFNYRMRQAGSSWKIIDIFLNGYVSQIAKQRSDFAATMQSGGAAALEKKLDTLSDGLMKD, translated from the coding sequence ATGACCAAGAGTTTGTTTCAGGCCGCCTCTTTGGCCGCGCTGCTGATGGTTCCGGCGGCCTATGCCGAAGTGCCCGCCGATCCGGCGGTGGCTCCTGTGCAGAGCTTCTATGACACGCTGATCGCCACGATGAAGCAGGGCAAGCAGCTCGGTGTGAAGGGCCGCTATGAAAAGCTCAAGCCCGTGATCGAGCAGTCTTTCGATCTTCCCGGCATGACGCGGCTGTCGGTTGGCCCGGCGTGGAATACGATGTCGGAAGCCGATCAAAAGGCGCTGACGGCAGCGCTTTCGCGCTACACCATCGCGAGCTACGCCAGCAATTTCAAAAGCTTTGATGGCGAGAAGTTCACCGTTGATCCGGCCTCCACGGTGCGTGGCGCCGACAAGGTGGTGACCTCCAAGCTCACCGCGGGCAAGGATGTGATCCCGTTCAATTATCGCATGCGCCAAGCCGGCTCGAGCTGGAAGATCATCGACATCTTCCTGAACGGCTATGTCAGCCAGATCGCCAAACAGCGTTCCGATTTCGCCGCCACCATGCAGTCGGGTGGCGCTGCCGCCCTGGAGAAAAAGCTCGACACGCTTTCCGACGGGCTGATGAAGGACTGA
- the ispH gene encoding 4-hydroxy-3-methylbut-2-enyl diphosphate reductase yields the protein MRVVLAQPRGFCAGVVRAIDIVERALEKYGQPVYVRHEIVHNKFVVETLKSKGARFVEELHEVPDGAVTVFSAHGVPQTVVKNAQDRGLPVLDATCPLVSKVHSQGKRYVGNGRMLILIGHAGHPEVEGTMGQVGAPVHLVQTEADVEALSIPTDTPVAYVTQTTLSIDDTRNIIAALKARFSDIVGPETTDICYATQNRQQAVRELCRVADVILVVGAKNSSNSNRLREIGKEEGKPSYLINDGSELDPEWVKGYATIGITAGASAPEALVEHVIDALRAINANLTVEQMDGKKEHIEFRLPAELRA from the coding sequence ATGCGTGTCGTTCTTGCCCAGCCGCGCGGCTTTTGTGCAGGCGTTGTCCGGGCGATCGATATCGTCGAACGCGCCTTGGAAAAATACGGCCAGCCCGTCTATGTGCGCCACGAGATCGTCCATAACAAATTCGTGGTGGAAACCCTGAAGAGCAAGGGTGCCCGCTTCGTTGAAGAGTTGCACGAGGTGCCCGATGGCGCCGTCACCGTGTTCAGCGCCCATGGCGTGCCGCAGACGGTGGTGAAGAACGCCCAGGATCGCGGCCTGCCGGTGCTGGATGCCACCTGCCCGCTGGTGTCCAAAGTGCACAGCCAAGGTAAGCGTTATGTCGGCAATGGCCGCATGCTGATTCTGATCGGCCATGCCGGTCACCCGGAAGTCGAAGGCACCATGGGCCAGGTCGGCGCGCCGGTGCATCTGGTCCAGACCGAGGCCGATGTCGAAGCCCTTTCCATTCCCACCGATACCCCGGTCGCTTATGTGACTCAGACCACGCTTTCCATCGACGACACCCGCAACATCATCGCGGCGTTGAAGGCGCGCTTCAGCGATATCGTCGGGCCGGAAACCACTGACATCTGCTACGCCACCCAGAACCGTCAGCAGGCCGTGCGCGAACTTTGCCGCGTCGCCGACGTTATCCTGGTGGTAGGCGCAAAGAACTCTTCCAACTCGAACCGCCTGCGCGAGATCGGCAAGGAAGAGGGTAAGCCCTCCTATCTCATCAATGACGGCAGCGAACTCGATCCGGAATGGGTCAAGGGCTATGCCACCATCGGCATCACGGCGGGCGCCTCGGCGCCGGAAGCCCTGGTGGAGCATGTTATCGACGCACTGCGCGCCATCAATGCCAATCTCACCGTCGAACAGATGGACGGCAAGAAAGAACACATCGAATTCCGCCTGCCGGCGGAACTTCGGGCCTAA
- the ettA gene encoding energy-dependent translational throttle protein EttA, which yields MAGPQFVYYMKGMSKTYPGGKQVLKDIWLSFYPGAKIGIVGVNGSGKSTLMKIMAGMDKEFTGEAWAADGVRVGYLPQEPQLDPELDVRGNVMLGVAKKKALVDRFNEIAANYSDETADEMAKLQDEIEAQGLWDLDSQVEQSMDALGCPDGDASVEKLSGGERRRVALCRLLLDAPDILLLDEPTNHLDAETTGWLERTLREYAGCVILVTHDRYFLDNVTGWILELDRGKGIPHEGNYTKYLIEQEERFTKESQEEQALQKTIAREREWIQQGAKARQAKSKARINSYEELVARSNEQRSGPAQIIIPVAERLGSLVIEADGLAKAYDDRLLFENLSFSLPPGGIVGVIGPNGAGKTTLFRMLTGQETPDAGTLKVGSTVQLGYVDQSRDSLDPNKTVWQEISDGLDVLELGKRTMNSRAYCGAFNFKGGDQQKKVGQLSGGERNRVHLAKMLKSGANLLLLDEPTNDLDVETLRALEMALEEFAGCAMIISHDRWFLDRIATHMLAFEGDSHVEWFEGNFQDYEADKKRRLGMDADQPHKIKYKRFGR from the coding sequence ATGGCCGGCCCCCAATTCGTCTACTACATGAAGGGCATGTCCAAGACCTATCCCGGCGGGAAACAGGTCCTGAAAGACATCTGGCTCTCATTCTACCCCGGCGCCAAGATCGGCATCGTCGGTGTCAACGGTTCCGGTAAATCGACCCTGATGAAGATCATGGCCGGCATGGACAAAGAGTTCACCGGTGAGGCCTGGGCGGCGGACGGCGTGCGAGTCGGCTACCTGCCGCAGGAGCCGCAGCTCGATCCCGAACTCGACGTGCGCGGCAATGTCATGCTCGGCGTCGCCAAGAAGAAGGCGCTGGTCGATCGCTTCAATGAGATCGCGGCGAATTATTCCGACGAAACCGCCGACGAAATGGCCAAGCTGCAGGACGAGATCGAAGCCCAAGGGCTTTGGGACCTCGACAGCCAGGTCGAGCAGTCGATGGATGCGCTGGGCTGCCCTGATGGCGATGCCAGCGTCGAGAAGCTCTCGGGTGGTGAACGCCGCCGTGTCGCGCTCTGCCGCCTCTTGCTCGATGCGCCAGACATTCTCCTCCTCGACGAACCGACCAACCATTTGGACGCCGAGACCACGGGCTGGCTGGAACGCACGTTGCGCGAATATGCGGGCTGCGTGATCCTGGTCACCCATGATCGCTACTTCCTCGACAACGTCACGGGGTGGATCCTCGAGCTTGATCGCGGCAAGGGCATCCCGCATGAGGGCAACTACACCAAGTACCTGATCGAGCAGGAAGAGCGCTTCACCAAGGAAAGCCAGGAAGAGCAGGCGCTGCAGAAGACCATCGCGCGCGAACGCGAATGGATTCAGCAGGGCGCCAAGGCGCGTCAGGCCAAGTCCAAGGCGCGTATCAACTCGTATGAAGAACTGGTGGCGCGCTCCAACGAGCAGCGTTCCGGACCTGCTCAGATCATCATTCCGGTGGCCGAGCGTCTTGGTAGCCTCGTGATCGAAGCCGATGGCCTTGCCAAGGCTTACGACGACCGTCTGCTGTTCGAGAACTTAAGCTTCTCGCTGCCGCCGGGCGGTATCGTCGGCGTCATCGGCCCGAACGGTGCCGGTAAGACGACACTCTTCCGTATGCTGACGGGTCAGGAAACCCCGGATGCGGGCACGCTGAAGGTCGGCTCCACGGTGCAGCTTGGTTATGTCGACCAGAGCCGCGACAGCCTCGATCCCAACAAGACCGTGTGGCAGGAAATCTCCGACGGGCTTGATGTCTTGGAACTCGGCAAGCGCACGATGAACAGCCGCGCCTATTGCGGTGCCTTCAATTTCAAGGGCGGCGATCAACAGAAGAAGGTCGGCCAGCTTTCGGGTGGTGAGCGCAATCGCGTCCATCTCGCCAAGATGCTGAAGTCCGGCGCCAACCTGCTCCTCCTTGACGAACCGACCAACGATTTGGACGTCGAGACCTTGCGTGCGCTCGAAATGGCGCTCGAAGAGTTCGCGGGCTGCGCCATGATCATCTCGCATGACCGCTGGTTTCTCGACCGCATCGCCACCCACATGCTCGCCTTTGAAGGCGACAGCCATGTGGAGTGGTTCGAAGGCAACTTCCAGGACTACGAGGCCGACAAGAAGCGCCGCCTCGGCATGGACGCCGACCAGCCGCACAAGATCAAATACAAGCGGTTTGGGCGCTGA
- the shc gene encoding squalene--hopene cyclase, producing the protein MNVKMNAPAETVPVDALIKAATDAILREQRPDGHWVYELEADATIPAEYVLLTHFLGEEPNLELEKKIGVYLRRIQGEHGGWPLYHKGALDISATVKAYFALKMIGDDPEAPHMKRAREEILKRGGAGKANVFTRIQLALYGDVPWSIIPTIPPELILLPRWFPIHLSKMSYWARTVIVPLLVLAAKQPIARNPRGVHVKELFLPGKVASKRAAHQKWIWSAFFGALDWVLKRVEPFWPQKLRAHAIKTCMEWTTERLNGEDGLGAIYPAMANSVMMYDTLGVGPEDPRRAIARVSVEKLLVIKEDEAYCQPCVSPVWDTGLVCHALMETRDPKVHEAVTKGLEWLKPLQVLDVKGDWAEEKPGVRPGGWAFQYRNDYYPDLDDTAVVVMALDRAKEIEGQKSDYSEAISRGREWVEGLQSKNGGWGAFDADNSYYYLNNIPFADHGALLDPPTEDVSGRCIGMLAQLGEANDTPRMKAAIEYLEKVQMPDGSWFGRWGVNYIYGTWSALAGLNAAGIDHSHPMIRKAVDWLVTIQNEDGGWGEDCDSYKLEYKGYEKAPSIASQTAWALLGLMAAGEVDHPAVARGVRWLEANQGADGLWPQEYYTGGGFPRVFYLRYHGYPKFFPLWALARYRNLKTGNSRKVGHGL; encoded by the coding sequence ATGAACGTGAAGATGAACGCCCCTGCTGAAACCGTTCCTGTCGATGCGCTGATCAAAGCGGCGACCGATGCCATTCTGCGCGAGCAGAGGCCCGATGGGCATTGGGTCTATGAGCTTGAAGCCGATGCCACCATTCCGGCGGAATATGTGCTTCTCACGCATTTCCTGGGCGAGGAACCGAACCTCGAGCTCGAAAAGAAAATTGGCGTCTATCTGCGCCGTATCCAGGGCGAGCATGGTGGCTGGCCGCTCTATCACAAGGGCGCGCTGGATATCTCCGCGACGGTGAAAGCCTATTTCGCGCTCAAGATGATCGGCGATGACCCCGAGGCGCCGCATATGAAGCGCGCGCGCGAGGAAATCCTGAAACGCGGCGGCGCGGGCAAGGCGAACGTCTTCACCCGCATTCAGCTTGCGCTTTATGGCGATGTGCCGTGGTCGATTATTCCCACCATTCCGCCCGAGCTGATTTTGTTGCCGCGCTGGTTCCCCATTCATCTCTCCAAGATGAGCTATTGGGCGCGCACCGTGATCGTGCCGCTTCTGGTCTTGGCGGCGAAACAGCCCATCGCGCGCAATCCGCGCGGCGTGCATGTCAAAGAACTGTTCCTGCCGGGCAAAGTCGCCTCCAAGCGCGCCGCGCATCAAAAGTGGATCTGGTCGGCCTTCTTTGGCGCGCTCGATTGGGTGCTGAAGCGCGTGGAGCCCTTCTGGCCGCAAAAGCTGCGCGCCCATGCGATCAAAACCTGCATGGAATGGACGACCGAGCGCCTTAATGGCGAAGACGGTCTCGGCGCGATTTATCCCGCCATGGCGAACAGCGTGATGATGTATGACACGCTCGGTGTCGGCCCCGAAGATCCCCGCCGCGCCATCGCGCGGGTCTCGGTGGAAAAGCTGCTCGTCATCAAGGAAGACGAAGCCTATTGCCAGCCTTGTGTCTCGCCGGTGTGGGATACGGGGCTGGTCTGCCATGCGCTGATGGAAACGCGTGACCCGAAAGTGCATGAAGCCGTCACCAAGGGCCTTGAGTGGCTGAAGCCGTTGCAGGTCTTGGATGTGAAGGGCGATTGGGCGGAGGAAAAGCCGGGTGTGCGCCCGGGCGGTTGGGCCTTCCAGTATCGCAACGATTATTACCCCGATCTTGATGACACCGCCGTGGTGGTGATGGCGCTGGACCGCGCCAAGGAAATCGAGGGCCAAAAATCCGATTACAGCGAAGCCATTTCGCGCGGGCGCGAATGGGTGGAAGGGCTGCAGTCCAAGAATGGCGGCTGGGGCGCGTTCGACGCGGACAATTCCTATTACTACCTCAATAACATTCCCTTCGCCGATCACGGCGCGCTGTTGGACCCGCCCACCGAAGACGTTTCGGGTCGCTGTATCGGCATGCTTGCGCAGTTGGGTGAGGCAAACGACACGCCGCGCATGAAGGCGGCCATCGAGTATCTCGAAAAAGTGCAAATGCCGGATGGCTCCTGGTTCGGGCGCTGGGGCGTGAATTACATCTATGGCACCTGGTCGGCGCTGGCGGGCCTCAACGCGGCGGGCATTGATCACAGCCATCCCATGATCCGCAAAGCTGTCGATTGGCTGGTGACGATCCAGAACGAGGATGGCGGCTGGGGCGAGGATTGCGACAGCTATAAGCTCGAATACAAGGGCTATGAGAAGGCGCCCTCCATCGCCTCACAGACGGCCTGGGCGCTGCTGGGCTTGATGGCGGCGGGCGAGGTCGATCATCCCGCTGTGGCGCGCGGTGTGCGCTGGCTCGAGGCCAATCAGGGCGCAGACGGGCTCTGGCCGCAGGAATACTACACCGGTGGCGGGTTCCCCCGCGTGTTTTATCTTCGCTATCACGGCTATCCGAAATTCTTCCCGTTGTGGGCGCTGGCGCGATATCGCAATCTGAAGACCGGCAATTCGCGGAAAGTGGGGCACGGGCTGTGA
- a CDS encoding VacJ family lipoprotein → MKRKMRPIGQVTDPKSRHCAGFVANLFSQGAWVIIQAHNKISALIAVLFCAALGGCASSAPPGEYDPLEPLNRDVFAFNKSLDTRAALPAATYYKSAVPDTVRLGIHNFMSNLSMPVTFANDVLQGEFDNAGYAICRLAVNTTIGIAGFMDRASDMGCHYHDEDFGQTLGVYGVPGGPYLVLPLLGSSLPRDVVGKLVVDGYFNPLGYVKYNGKFYVSLGQNVLKLVDQRSRAVGKLREVERNSVDYYAAMRSLYIQRRNAAIRNDIPSPGTDPVPPAAPLAPDAPTQ, encoded by the coding sequence ATGAAACGGAAGATGCGGCCAATTGGGCAAGTTACTGACCCGAAATCTAGACATTGTGCGGGATTTGTCGCTAACCTGTTTTCACAGGGGGCCTGGGTGATTATCCAAGCACATAACAAAATTTCGGCTTTGATCGCGGTTCTGTTTTGCGCAGCGCTCGGCGGTTGCGCTTCCTCTGCCCCGCCCGGTGAATATGACCCTCTTGAGCCTCTGAATCGCGACGTCTTCGCATTCAACAAAAGCTTGGACACAAGGGCGGCCCTGCCAGCAGCCACCTATTACAAGTCCGCGGTTCCAGACACGGTACGCCTGGGTATCCATAATTTCATGTCGAACCTTTCCATGCCCGTCACCTTCGCCAATGACGTGCTGCAGGGCGAATTCGACAATGCCGGCTATGCGATCTGCCGATTGGCCGTGAACACCACCATCGGCATTGCCGGGTTCATGGATCGCGCTAGTGACATGGGCTGCCACTATCATGACGAGGATTTCGGCCAGACACTGGGTGTTTACGGCGTGCCGGGCGGGCCTTATCTGGTGTTGCCGCTGCTCGGCTCATCACTGCCCCGCGATGTCGTAGGCAAGCTGGTGGTGGACGGCTATTTCAATCCCCTCGGTTATGTGAAGTACAACGGCAAATTCTACGTCTCCCTGGGGCAGAATGTGCTGAAGCTGGTAGATCAGCGTTCGCGCGCCGTGGGCAAGCTGCGCGAGGTGGAGCGCAATAGCGTGGATTACTATGCCGCCATGCGAAGCCTCTATATTCAGAGACGGAACGCTGCCATTCGCAACGATATCCCCTCGCCTGGAACGGATCCGGTACCGCCGGCAGCCCCCCTCGCGCCGGACGCGCCAACGCAGTAG
- a CDS encoding MMPL family transporter, translating into MSIIERIVAFCCRHAIAVVVLGLLAAAASIGYTATNFAMNTDSSTLISPDLPWRKTMARFDALFPQRNNLVLVVIDAASPDRANTAANQLAAKLSSNPKLFPAVHRPDGGPYFEKNGLLFLPEKCVQDAMGKLVQAQPFLGALSSDPSLRGVMDSMSTALMGVAHGQAKLSQIDGPMAAIADTLEKTNAGQKSYLSWRSLFSSDDSNNKECSFARTRTFIEVQPVLDYTSIMPGEVASKAIREAAKSLELTPDNGITVRLTGPVPMADEEFASLQENAGLMGLAMLLMVTACLWFAVHSVRIILCILATLVTGLVTTMALGLAVVHVFNIISIAFIALFVGLGVDFAIQFSVRYRAERHAVGDLTKALSCAGRGVGTPLALAAAATAAGFFSFIPTDYVGVAELGKIAGLGMIVAFVLAITFLPALIKLMKPSGEAERVGFAIFAPVDRFLHHERKKVLRWAGIAALIGIAILPFLQFNPNPLDLRSPKVESMSTLHDLMKDPDTSPNTIDVLAPNLKEADRIADKLSKRPLVGTVLTLTTFIPQDQEKKLALIQDTSFLMDSTLNPIEVKPEPNDAENIASLKAASTALHEMASKADKKNDLEHKAASDAERLAKALDTLATLPKSARDGATRALIPGLNALLSELRSALQAGPVTIASIPPAMKAEWIAKDGTARIQVFPKKFANDNKSLKRFSKDVMAVTPNATGAPITIEESGQTIVHAFIQAGIWSFIAITIILAFVLKNRRDVLMTIIPLLLTAILTLATCRIIGLELNFANIIALPLLFGIGVAFNIYFVVAWRAGAKNLLQSSLTRAVIFSALTTASGFGSLWISSHPGTASMGELLIISLAWTLFTTLFFLPALLGNPPEKDPLKKGLVNKK; encoded by the coding sequence ATGTCGATCATCGAACGTATCGTCGCATTTTGCTGCCGCCATGCCATTGCCGTAGTCGTGCTAGGGCTTTTGGCCGCCGCGGCAAGCATTGGCTACACCGCCACCAATTTCGCGATGAACACCGATTCATCAACATTGATCTCACCCGATCTGCCCTGGCGCAAAACCATGGCGCGGTTCGATGCCTTGTTCCCGCAGCGAAACAACCTCGTCCTGGTCGTGATCGATGCGGCCTCACCCGATCGCGCCAATACCGCGGCCAACCAGCTTGCGGCGAAGCTATCCAGCAATCCCAAACTTTTTCCGGCTGTCCATCGCCCCGATGGCGGACCCTATTTCGAAAAGAACGGCCTTCTCTTTCTGCCGGAGAAATGCGTGCAGGATGCGATGGGCAAGCTCGTTCAAGCTCAGCCCTTTCTGGGGGCGCTCTCCTCTGATCCTTCGCTGCGCGGCGTGATGGATTCGATGTCGACGGCGCTGATGGGCGTGGCGCATGGACAAGCCAAGCTCTCGCAGATCGATGGCCCGATGGCGGCGATTGCCGACACGCTGGAAAAAACCAATGCCGGGCAGAAATCCTATCTCTCCTGGCGCTCGCTGTTTTCCTCGGACGATTCCAACAACAAGGAATGTTCCTTCGCGCGCACCCGCACCTTCATCGAGGTTCAGCCGGTCCTCGATTATACCTCCATCATGCCGGGCGAGGTGGCGAGCAAGGCAATCCGCGAAGCTGCCAAGAGCCTCGAACTGACGCCGGATAATGGCATCACTGTGCGCCTCACCGGCCCGGTGCCGATGGCCGATGAGGAATTCGCCAGCTTGCAGGAGAATGCAGGCCTGATGGGCCTTGCGATGCTCCTGATGGTGACCGCATGCCTGTGGTTCGCGGTGCATTCGGTGCGCATCATCCTTTGCATCCTGGCGACGCTGGTGACGGGTCTTGTTACCACCATGGCGCTGGGCCTTGCGGTGGTGCATGTCTTCAACATCATCTCCATCGCCTTCATCGCGCTGTTTGTCGGCCTGGGCGTCGACTTCGCCATTCAGTTTTCGGTGCGCTATCGCGCCGAGCGCCATGCGGTGGGCGATCTCACCAAGGCTTTGAGCTGCGCCGGACGCGGAGTCGGCACGCCTTTGGCGCTGGCGGCGGCGGCAACGGCGGCGGGCTTCTTCTCCTTCATTCCCACCGATTATGTGGGCGTGGCCGAGCTCGGCAAGATCGCAGGACTTGGCATGATTGTGGCATTCGTGCTCGCCATCACCTTCCTGCCCGCGCTCATCAAGCTGATGAAGCCTTCAGGGGAAGCCGAGCGCGTCGGCTTTGCGATCTTCGCGCCGGTCGACCGCTTCCTGCATCACGAGCGCAAGAAGGTGCTGCGCTGGGCCGGTATCGCCGCGCTGATCGGCATCGCCATCCTGCCCTTCCTGCAGTTCAATCCGAACCCCTTGGACCTCAGGAGCCCCAAGGTCGAATCCATGTCGACCTTGCACGATCTGATGAAGGATCCGGATACCTCGCCCAACACCATCGACGTCTTGGCGCCCAACCTGAAAGAGGCGGACAGAATCGCCGATAAGCTTTCCAAACGCCCGCTTGTCGGCACGGTGCTGACGCTGACGACCTTCATTCCGCAGGATCAGGAAAAGAAGCTGGCGCTCATTCAGGACACTTCCTTCCTGATGGATTCGACCCTCAACCCGATTGAGGTCAAGCCAGAACCCAACGATGCGGAAAACATCGCCAGCCTGAAAGCGGCGTCCACTGCGCTGCATGAAATGGCGTCCAAGGCGGACAAGAAAAACGATCTTGAGCATAAAGCGGCCTCGGATGCCGAACGCCTCGCCAAGGCGCTCGACACGCTGGCGACCCTGCCCAAGAGCGCTCGCGACGGCGCCACCAGGGCGCTGATCCCCGGCCTCAACGCCCTGCTCTCTGAGCTGCGCAGCGCCCTGCAGGCGGGGCCGGTGACCATCGCTTCCATTCCGCCGGCCATGAAGGCCGAATGGATCGCAAAAGATGGCACGGCGCGCATCCAGGTCTTCCCCAAGAAGTTCGCCAACGACAACAAATCGCTGAAGCGCTTCTCCAAGGACGTGATGGCGGTGACGCCCAACGCCACCGGCGCCCCGATCACCATTGAGGAATCCGGCCAGACCATCGTGCATGCCTTCATTCAGGCGGGCATCTGGTCCTTTATCGCGATCACCATCATCCTCGCCTTCGTGCTCAAGAACCGGCGCGATGTGCTGATGACCATCATCCCGCTTCTGCTGACGGCGATCCTGACCTTGGCGACCTGCCGCATCATCGGGCTGGAACTTAACTTCGCCAATATCATCGCGCTGCCGCTGCTCTTCGGCATCGGCGTGGCCTTCAACATCTATTTCGTGGTGGCCTGGCGCGCCGGTGCGAAGAACCTTCTGCAATCGAGCCTGACGCGCGCAGTCATCTTCAGCGCGCTGACCACGGCTTCGGGCTTCGGCTCCTTGTGGATCTCAAGCCATCCGGGCACGGCAAGCATGGGCGAGCTGCTCATCATCTCGCTCGCTTGGACGCTCTTCACCACCCTCTTCTTCCTGCCGGCGCTGCTCGGCAATCCGCCGGAGAAGGACCCGCTGAAAAAGGGGCTGGTGAACAAAAAATAA